GGTAAACCGACGGCCAGCCGGCGATCCGGTCGGCCGCAATACGCCCCTGCCGGTTCGCCGGTCCTGCGAGCGGAACGGCGGCTTTGCCGCCGTGCACGGCGTCGAACGTTTCCACCGCGTCGCCGACCGCATACACATCCGGCACGTTCGTCCGCATGTCCTCGTCGACCAGAATATGTCCGCGCTCTCCGAGCGCGATGCCGGAATCGCGGAGGAAATCCGTGTCCGGCCGAACGCCGGCCGCGAGCACGACGAGATCGGCCGGCAACGTCCTGCCGCTCCGCAACACGACTTCCGATTCGCGGACGGCTTCCAAGCCGTCGCCCAGCACAAGGCGCACGCCGTGATCGGTGAGTTCTTTTTCTATGATCGCCGCCATTTCCGGATCCAGCGGCGGCAGCACGTGATCCGCCATTTCCGCGATCGCCGTTTCGAGCCCGAGGCGCCTGAAATTTTCCGCCATCTCGATGCCGATGAACCCGCCGCCGACGATGACCGCCCGGCGGACGCCGGGTCGCGTCGCCGCCTCTCGGATCCGGTCCATGTCGCGCAAGTTCCGCAGGGTCATCACATGGGGCGCGTCGATCCCGGGAACAGGCGGCACGACCGGCTTCGCCCCGGGCGCAAGCACCAGCGCGTCGTACGGCTCGACGTACGTCCGGCCTGACTTAAGATCGCGGACCTCGACGATTTTACGCGACGGATCGACCCGGACGACTTCGCTCAGCGTCCGCACGTCGAGGCGGAACCGGCGTCTCAAACTCTCGGGCGTCTGCACGAGCAGCCGCGATCGTTCCGGAATGACGCCGCCGATATGGTAAGGCATGCCGCAGTTGGCGAATGAGACGGCTTCCCCGCGCTCCAGCACC
The sequence above is drawn from the Candidatus Reconcilbacillus cellulovorans genome and encodes:
- a CDS encoding CoA-disulfide reductase — translated: MGQKVVIVGGVAGGMSAAARLRRLDETADIVVLERGEAVSFANCGMPYHIGGVIPERSRLLVQTPESLRRRFRLDVRTLSEVVRVDPSRKIVEVRDLKSGRTYVEPYDALVLAPGAKPVVPPVPGIDAPHVMTLRNLRDMDRIREAATRPGVRRAVIVGGGFIGIEMAENFRRLGLETAIAEMADHVLPPLDPEMAAIIEKELTDHGVRLVLGDGLEAVRESEVVLRSGRTLPADLVVLAAGVRPDTDFLRDSGIALGERGHILVDEDMRTNVPDVYAVGDAVETFDAVHGGKAAVPLAGPANRQGRIAADRIAGWPSVYRGAVGTAIVRAFGLTAACTGANETALRRRGVPFRTVTVHANSHASYYPGAAPMALKLLFGDDGRVFGAQAVGADGVDKRIDVIATVVRLRGTVFDLADLELAYAPPYSSAKDPVHLAAYQAENVLRGLIDVCTYRDVQNRDAERTTLVDVRSPAEYAAGHIAGAVNIPVDDLRRRLGELDRDREIWTYCEVGFRGYIAARLLRQHGFRAKNLTGGFRTYRQATYVPESR